The window TCGGCTGCTCGTCAACCCGCAGGTAGGCGGTCACCGGGGCGCCGCGGCGTTCCGGGCCAAAGCTGGGAAAAGCCTGGGCGAACTTCCCCTCTTCAATCGCCGCCAAGGCCATTAGCTCAGCCGAAGTTACCGCACCCTGGCCTCCCCGGCCATGAAATCTGACTTCGATCATTTTTAACTCCTCAGGTGAAAATTGGCTCCCGCTACGAAGCTTCTCATTTATCTTGTTCGTCCCTTTGTTGTCAAGTTTAAATTTCCATTTTTATAAGAAATTTATCTACCTGGCCCGTACTCAGAGCATATTTAGACTACCTTCGATCTGGCTTTCCAGAGGCAGACCCACCAGACCGGTCCGGGCGACCTCCTTGACCTTGAATCCTTCCAGGGCCCGCATGATGGTATTGACCTTACGGGCGTCTCCCACGAACTCCAGGGTCATGGTCTTATCGGTAATATCCACCACGGTTGCCCCAAAGGTATTGGCCGTGTTGATGACCTCCGCCCGTTTGTCCACCGGCGAATAAATGGTCAGCAGGACGAGCTCCCGGGTGATGGAGCGGGAATAACTGAGGTCCTGGACCTTGATGACGTCAATGAGCTTACGCAGCTGCTTGGTCACCTGCTCCAGGATAGCCTCATCGCCAGCCACGACGATGGTGATGCGTGTCACGTCCGGGTTTTCAGTCTCACCGGCGGCGATACTTTCAATATTATAACCTCGCCGGGTGAACAGGCCAGCCACGTGAGACAGCACGCCGGGGTGGTTGCGCACCAGGATGGAGATCATTTTGTGCATCATTCTTCTTCTCCTTCTCC of the Deltaproteobacteria bacterium genome contains:
- the ilvN gene encoding acetolactate synthase small subunit, giving the protein MHKMISILVRNHPGVLSHVAGLFTRRGYNIESIAAGETENPDVTRITIVVAGDEAILEQVTKQLRKLIDVIKVQDLSYSRSITRELVLLTIYSPVDKRAEVINTANTFGATVVDITDKTMTLEFVGDARKVNTIMRALEGFKVKEVARTGLVGLPLESQIEGSLNML